A section of the archaeon BMS3Bbin15 genome encodes:
- a CDS encoding CRISPR associated protein Cas6 codes for MRIKISFGGRGFVPFNYNHYLAGVLYRAFREADLELAYSVHKSKNIKHFTFSDLKGGRAVKDGLVFDMGGYFLLSSPRHEVLKAAVEGLLDNGVLQIGSERFHLERMEVLKTPEFNHMPVKLRTLSPINVSTMIKIPCGLKPWDLNPSEAKFYENLRRNLMKKYELFYDKPPSNTEVEIHPPSYTKQRRIEIKGTFHRAYMMDFSVSGSKELLEIGYEAGFGEKNSMGFGMVEVR; via the coding sequence ATGAGGATAAAGATTTCTTTTGGCGGCAGGGGGTTTGTTCCCTTCAACTACAACCATTACCTTGCGGGTGTTCTGTACAGAGCCTTCAGAGAGGCTGACCTGGAACTTGCATATTCTGTCCACAAATCAAAGAACATCAAACACTTCACCTTCTCTGACCTCAAGGGTGGGAGAGCTGTGAAGGATGGGCTTGTTTTCGATATGGGCGGGTACTTTCTGCTCTCCTCCCCGAGGCACGAGGTACTTAAGGCGGCTGTGGAGGGTTTGCTGGATAATGGGGTGCTACAGATAGGCTCGGAGAGGTTCCATCTGGAGAGAATGGAAGTACTCAAAACTCCTGAATTTAATCACATGCCCGTGAAGCTCCGCACCCTCTCGCCCATAAATGTTAGCACCATGATAAAAATACCATGTGGTCTGAAACCCTGGGATTTGAATCCTTCCGAGGCCAAATTTTACGAGAATCTTAGAAGGAATCTTATGAAGAAGTATGAGCTTTTCTATGACAAACCACCTTCCAATACGGAGGTTGAAATCCATCCTCCCAGCTATACAAAACAGCGCCGCATTGAAATCAAGGGCACTTTCCACAGGGCTTATATGATGGATTTTTCTGTTTCAGGCTCTAAGGAGCTTCTGGAGATAGGCTATGAGGCAGGTTTTGGAGAGAAAAATTCCATGGGCTTTGGAATGGTGGAGGTCAGGTAA